In the Sus scrofa isolate TJ Tabasco breed Duroc chromosome 6, Sscrofa11.1, whole genome shotgun sequence genome, one interval contains:
- the SIAH1 gene encoding E3 ubiquitin-protein ligase SIAH1 isoform X3 has translation MSRQTATALPTGTSKCTPSQRVPALTGTTASNNDLASLFECPVCFDYVLPPILQCQSGHLVCSNCRPKLTCCPTCRGPLGSIRNLAMEKVANSVLFPCKYASSGCEITLPHTEKADHEELCEFRPYSCPCPGASCKWQGSLDAVMPHLMHQHKSITTLQGEDIVFLATDINLPGAVDWVMMQSCFGFHFMLVLEKQEKYDGHQQFFAIVQLIGTRKQAENFAYRLELNGHRRRLTWEATPRSIHEGIATAIMNSDCLVFDTSIAQLFAENGNLGINVTISMC, from the coding sequence atgaGCCGTCAGACTGCAACAGCATTACCTACTGGAACCTCAAAGTGTACACCGTCCCAGAGGGTGCCTGCGCTGACTGGCACAACCGCGTCCAACAATGACTTGGCGAGTCTTTTTGAGTGTCCGGTCTGCTTTGACTATGTGTTACCACCCATTCTTCAGTGTCAGAGTGGCCATCTTGTTTGTAGCAACTGTCGCCCAAAGCTCACATGTTGTCCAACTTGCCGGGGCCCGTTGGGATCCATTCGCAACTTGGCTATGGAGAAAGTGGCCAATTCAGTACTTTTCCCTTGTAAATATGCCTCTTCTGGATGTGAAATAACTCTGCCGCACACAGAAAAAGCAGACCATGAAGAGCTCTGTGAGTTTAGGCCTTATTCCTGTCCGTGCCCTGGTGCTTCCTGTAAATGGCAAGGCTCTTTGGATGCTGTAATGCCGCATCTGATGCATCAGCATAAGTCCATTACAACCCTACAGGGAGAGGATATAGTTTTCCTTGCTACAGACATTAATCTTCCTGGTGCTGTTGACTGGGTGATGATGCAGTCCTGTTTTGGCTTTCACTTCATGTTAGTTttggagaaacaggaaaaatacGATGGTCACCAGCAATTCTTTGCAATTGTACAGCTGATAGGAACACGCAAGCAAGCTGAAAATTTTGCTTATCGACTTGAGCTAAATGGTCATAGGCGGCGATTGACTTGGGAAGCCACTCCTCGATCTATTCATGAGGGAATTGCAACAGCCATTATGAATAGTGACTGCTTAGTCTTTGACACCAGCATTGCACAGCTTTTTGCAGAAAATGGCAATTTAGGCATCAATGTAACTATTTCCATGTGTTGA
- the SIAH1 gene encoding E3 ubiquitin-protein ligase SIAH1 isoform X1: MTGKSPLPFLYSWRGVLLTCLPASGTRKRKEMSRQTATALPTGTSKCTPSQRVPALTGTTASNNDLASLFECPVCFDYVLPPILQCQSGHLVCSNCRPKLTCCPTCRGPLGSIRNLAMEKVANSVLFPCKYASSGCEITLPHTEKADHEELCEFRPYSCPCPGASCKWQGSLDAVMPHLMHQHKSITTLQGEDIVFLATDINLPGAVDWVMMQSCFGFHFMLVLEKQEKYDGHQQFFAIVQLIGTRKQAENFAYRLELNGHRRRLTWEATPRSIHEGIATAIMNSDCLVFDTSIAQLFAENGNLGINVTISMC; encoded by the exons ATGACCGGGAAGTCTCCCTTACCTTTTCTGTACTCCTGGAGGGGCGTCTTGCTCACTTGTTTACCAGCATCCGggacaaggaagagaaaag aaatgaGCCGTCAGACTGCAACAGCATTACCTACTGGAACCTCAAAGTGTACACCGTCCCAGAGGGTGCCTGCGCTGACTGGCACAACCGCGTCCAACAATGACTTGGCGAGTCTTTTTGAGTGTCCGGTCTGCTTTGACTATGTGTTACCACCCATTCTTCAGTGTCAGAGTGGCCATCTTGTTTGTAGCAACTGTCGCCCAAAGCTCACATGTTGTCCAACTTGCCGGGGCCCGTTGGGATCCATTCGCAACTTGGCTATGGAGAAAGTGGCCAATTCAGTACTTTTCCCTTGTAAATATGCCTCTTCTGGATGTGAAATAACTCTGCCGCACACAGAAAAAGCAGACCATGAAGAGCTCTGTGAGTTTAGGCCTTATTCCTGTCCGTGCCCTGGTGCTTCCTGTAAATGGCAAGGCTCTTTGGATGCTGTAATGCCGCATCTGATGCATCAGCATAAGTCCATTACAACCCTACAGGGAGAGGATATAGTTTTCCTTGCTACAGACATTAATCTTCCTGGTGCTGTTGACTGGGTGATGATGCAGTCCTGTTTTGGCTTTCACTTCATGTTAGTTttggagaaacaggaaaaatacGATGGTCACCAGCAATTCTTTGCAATTGTACAGCTGATAGGAACACGCAAGCAAGCTGAAAATTTTGCTTATCGACTTGAGCTAAATGGTCATAGGCGGCGATTGACTTGGGAAGCCACTCCTCGATCTATTCATGAGGGAATTGCAACAGCCATTATGAATAGTGACTGCTTAGTCTTTGACACCAGCATTGCACAGCTTTTTGCAGAAAATGGCAATTTAGGCATCAATGTAACTATTTCCATGTGTTGA
- the SIAH1 gene encoding E3 ubiquitin-protein ligase SIAH1 isoform X2 — MMKRRWMVGWQQTLPLVAPFIPQITPRAEMSRQTATALPTGTSKCTPSQRVPALTGTTASNNDLASLFECPVCFDYVLPPILQCQSGHLVCSNCRPKLTCCPTCRGPLGSIRNLAMEKVANSVLFPCKYASSGCEITLPHTEKADHEELCEFRPYSCPCPGASCKWQGSLDAVMPHLMHQHKSITTLQGEDIVFLATDINLPGAVDWVMMQSCFGFHFMLVLEKQEKYDGHQQFFAIVQLIGTRKQAENFAYRLELNGHRRRLTWEATPRSIHEGIATAIMNSDCLVFDTSIAQLFAENGNLGINVTISMC, encoded by the exons ATGATGAAGAGGAGGTGGATGGTGGGATGGCAGCAGACCCTTCCCCTTGTCGCCCCTTTCATTCCCCAAATTACTCCTAGAGCAG aaatgaGCCGTCAGACTGCAACAGCATTACCTACTGGAACCTCAAAGTGTACACCGTCCCAGAGGGTGCCTGCGCTGACTGGCACAACCGCGTCCAACAATGACTTGGCGAGTCTTTTTGAGTGTCCGGTCTGCTTTGACTATGTGTTACCACCCATTCTTCAGTGTCAGAGTGGCCATCTTGTTTGTAGCAACTGTCGCCCAAAGCTCACATGTTGTCCAACTTGCCGGGGCCCGTTGGGATCCATTCGCAACTTGGCTATGGAGAAAGTGGCCAATTCAGTACTTTTCCCTTGTAAATATGCCTCTTCTGGATGTGAAATAACTCTGCCGCACACAGAAAAAGCAGACCATGAAGAGCTCTGTGAGTTTAGGCCTTATTCCTGTCCGTGCCCTGGTGCTTCCTGTAAATGGCAAGGCTCTTTGGATGCTGTAATGCCGCATCTGATGCATCAGCATAAGTCCATTACAACCCTACAGGGAGAGGATATAGTTTTCCTTGCTACAGACATTAATCTTCCTGGTGCTGTTGACTGGGTGATGATGCAGTCCTGTTTTGGCTTTCACTTCATGTTAGTTttggagaaacaggaaaaatacGATGGTCACCAGCAATTCTTTGCAATTGTACAGCTGATAGGAACACGCAAGCAAGCTGAAAATTTTGCTTATCGACTTGAGCTAAATGGTCATAGGCGGCGATTGACTTGGGAAGCCACTCCTCGATCTATTCATGAGGGAATTGCAACAGCCATTATGAATAGTGACTGCTTAGTCTTTGACACCAGCATTGCACAGCTTTTTGCAGAAAATGGCAATTTAGGCATCAATGTAACTATTTCCATGTGTTGA